One segment of Paraburkholderia sp. PGU19 DNA contains the following:
- a CDS encoding porin, which yields MKKTLVMAAIAASYACHAQAQNTVTLYGVIDAGLSYTNNQKGNSAWQAGSGDVTGSHWGMLAREDLGGGTKAIFQLESGFSVMNGTSRQGGRLFGYQAYTGLSNDRFGTLTLGRQYDSVVDYLAPLSFTGHHPGGNNLSAHPYDNDNLNNSFRINNSVKFASNSYAGVKFGALYGFSNEAGGFDDNRLYSFGTSYDAGPLRLGAGYFQANNGGSSNTSGALTLTDRTFIAARQGTYGAGGNYSIGATTFGVVWTRTQLGGLATINGANSLGLVANGEGMSFSNYELNASYSLTPTIALNGEYTYTSGSMSNATGQHHPKWQEVSVQTDYFLSKRTDLYVQASYQHISSDGSGLTADISGQSPSSNDQQVVVAVGMRHRF from the coding sequence ATGAAAAAGACTCTCGTCATGGCTGCCATCGCGGCGAGTTACGCGTGCCATGCACAGGCGCAGAACACGGTCACGCTGTATGGCGTGATCGACGCGGGCCTGTCGTACACGAACAACCAGAAAGGCAACAGCGCGTGGCAAGCGGGAAGCGGCGACGTGACGGGCAGCCACTGGGGCATGCTCGCGCGCGAAGACCTGGGCGGCGGCACGAAGGCGATCTTCCAGCTCGAAAGCGGCTTCAGCGTGATGAACGGCACCTCGCGCCAGGGCGGTCGTCTGTTCGGTTATCAGGCTTATACGGGGCTTTCGAATGACCGGTTCGGCACGTTGACGCTTGGACGTCAGTACGATTCCGTCGTCGACTACCTCGCGCCGCTCAGCTTCACCGGGCATCATCCGGGCGGCAACAATCTGTCCGCGCATCCATACGACAACGACAATCTGAACAACTCGTTCCGTATAAACAATTCGGTGAAGTTTGCGAGCAACAGTTACGCTGGCGTGAAATTCGGCGCGTTATACGGCTTCTCGAACGAAGCGGGCGGCTTCGACGACAACCGGCTATACAGCTTCGGCACCTCGTACGATGCAGGCCCGCTGCGCCTCGGCGCAGGCTACTTCCAGGCGAACAACGGCGGCAGCAGCAACACGAGCGGCGCATTGACGCTGACCGATCGCACGTTTATCGCAGCGCGTCAGGGCACGTATGGCGCGGGCGGAAACTACTCGATCGGCGCGACGACGTTTGGCGTGGTCTGGACGCGCACGCAACTCGGCGGGCTCGCGACGATCAACGGTGCGAATAGCCTCGGCCTCGTTGCGAATGGCGAGGGGATGAGCTTCAGCAATTACGAACTGAACGCAAGTTACTCGCTCACGCCGACCATCGCGCTGAACGGTGAATACACGTACACGTCGGGTTCGATGTCGAACGCGACGGGCCAGCATCATCCGAAGTGGCAGGAAGTATCGGTGCAAACCGATTACTTCCTGTCGAAGCGAACCGACCTCTACGTGCAGGCGAGCTACCAGCATATTTCCAGCGACGGTTCCGGCCTCACTGCGGATATCAGCGGGCAAAGTCCTTCATCGAACGATCAGCAGGTTGTCGTCGCCGTTGGGATGCGGCATCGGTTCTAA
- a CDS encoding porin, with protein sequence MRIKLAAALAALTLVECAFAGAAHAQSSVTLYGIVDDGFNWTSNSGGHNLYNVSSGVMQASRWGLRGKEDLGGGLAALFVLENGFDLNSGSLGQKNRGSTQGLMFGRQAYVGLSSAYGSVLAGRQYDSVVDYVGPFEAGDQWGGYIAAHPGDLDNINNAYRVNNAIKYMSANYAGLTFGGVYSLGGVAGEASRNQVWSLGAGYANGPLSLGVGYLNARNPNVGFFGDNGASTAATASTNFISSPVYSGYASARTYQVIAAGAAYTFGAATLGATYSNTQFRNLGDTVESGPNPRGYRGNATFNNAEVNFKYQLTPAFLLGAAFDYTHGGSVDSSTGTNPGARYYQGAIGADYFLSKRTDVYLIGVYQKASGTDSTGTAAVAAINNLTPSTSDRQSTVRVGIRHKF encoded by the coding sequence ATGAGAATCAAATTGGCAGCCGCATTGGCCGCATTGACGTTGGTCGAGTGTGCCTTCGCTGGCGCGGCGCACGCGCAGAGTTCGGTGACGCTGTATGGCATCGTCGACGATGGTTTCAACTGGACCTCGAATTCGGGAGGCCACAATCTGTACAACGTGTCGAGCGGTGTCATGCAGGCGAGCCGCTGGGGTCTGCGCGGCAAGGAGGATCTCGGCGGCGGGCTCGCCGCGCTCTTCGTGCTCGAAAACGGCTTCGATCTGAATAGCGGATCGCTGGGGCAGAAGAATCGCGGCAGCACGCAAGGGCTGATGTTCGGCCGCCAGGCGTATGTGGGACTATCGAGTGCGTATGGCTCGGTGCTGGCTGGACGCCAATACGATTCCGTCGTCGATTATGTCGGCCCTTTTGAGGCGGGCGATCAATGGGGCGGCTATATCGCCGCGCATCCTGGCGATCTCGACAATATCAACAACGCGTATCGCGTGAACAATGCAATCAAGTACATGAGCGCCAATTACGCGGGCCTGACGTTCGGCGGCGTGTATAGCCTGGGCGGCGTGGCGGGCGAGGCGTCGCGCAATCAGGTGTGGTCGTTGGGCGCCGGTTATGCGAACGGTCCGCTTTCGCTTGGAGTCGGCTATCTGAATGCGCGCAATCCGAATGTCGGTTTCTTCGGTGACAACGGCGCGAGCACGGCGGCGACGGCCAGCACGAACTTCATTTCGTCGCCGGTGTATAGCGGCTACGCTTCGGCACGCACGTATCAGGTGATTGCAGCGGGCGCAGCCTATACGTTCGGCGCGGCGACGTTGGGCGCAACGTATTCGAATACGCAGTTCAGGAATCTCGGCGATACGGTCGAGTCCGGTCCGAATCCGCGCGGCTATCGCGGCAACGCGACGTTCAATAACGCTGAAGTGAACTTCAAGTATCAGTTGACGCCTGCATTCCTGCTCGGCGCGGCATTCGACTATACGCACGGCGGCAGCGTCGATTCGTCGACGGGGACGAACCCTGGCGCGCGCTACTATCAAGGCGCGATCGGCGCGGACTACTTCTTGTCGAAGCGCACTGACGTGTATCTGATCGGCGTTTATCAGAAAGCATCGGGCACGGACTCGACGGGCACGGCGGCCGTTGCTGCTATCAACAATCTCACGCCTTCCACCAGCGACCGGCAGAGCACCGTGCGCGTTGGCATCCGGCACAAGTTCTGA
- a CDS encoding MFS transporter codes for MNPHATATLSSSSPVRKTSTVRRAVTTAVLGQILEWYDFFLYGTAAALVFGKLFFPVGSDPLTGTIAAFGGFTVGFIARPVGGVLCGHIGDRYGRKTVMMLTLLTMGVATMCMGLLPTYQQIGIAAPIGLVLLRILQGLAAGGEWSGSILLIHESAPASRRGALAAWSPSGAAFGFVLSTAAFLLAQTLSSDDFLSWGWRVPFLCSVVLVVLGLWMRRSVEESAEFVVVKATHRESRMPIVEVLRRCPRQVLTVFGLRFGEGGASYIFFAFSIAYGQFLGLKSTWILGGLTLSMLLMIPVSLLMGHLTDKIGRKPVYLVGAIAMVLVTYPYFTLLASGVLWKVIAALILANSITLGILEGAQPAFISELLPVHLRFSGLGIGREISSVLGGGLSPMIATALLAHYRSATPVAIYLLALALVTVIATCIAPETFPRAARLQAKQGAEPVTV; via the coding sequence ATGAATCCTCACGCGACAGCCACGCTTTCCTCTTCCTCTCCCGTGCGCAAGACAAGCACCGTGCGCCGCGCGGTGACGACGGCCGTGCTTGGCCAGATACTCGAGTGGTACGACTTCTTTCTCTATGGAACGGCGGCCGCGCTGGTATTCGGCAAGCTGTTCTTTCCCGTCGGCAGCGACCCGTTGACGGGCACGATCGCGGCATTCGGCGGATTCACGGTGGGATTCATCGCGCGTCCGGTTGGCGGCGTGCTGTGCGGCCATATCGGCGACCGCTACGGACGCAAAACGGTGATGATGCTCACGCTCCTGACGATGGGCGTCGCGACCATGTGCATGGGGCTGCTGCCGACGTATCAGCAGATCGGTATCGCGGCGCCTATCGGTCTCGTGCTGCTGCGCATTCTTCAGGGGCTCGCCGCGGGCGGCGAATGGAGCGGCAGCATTCTGCTGATCCACGAAAGCGCGCCCGCATCGCGGCGCGGCGCGCTAGCCGCATGGAGCCCGAGCGGCGCGGCATTCGGCTTCGTGCTGTCGACGGCTGCGTTCCTGCTCGCGCAGACACTCTCCTCCGACGACTTCCTCAGCTGGGGCTGGCGCGTGCCGTTCCTGTGCAGCGTGGTGCTCGTCGTGCTCGGCCTCTGGATGCGCCGCTCCGTCGAAGAAAGCGCCGAGTTCGTCGTAGTGAAGGCGACGCACCGTGAGAGCCGCATGCCAATCGTCGAAGTATTGCGCCGTTGCCCGCGTCAGGTGCTCACCGTGTTCGGCTTGCGCTTCGGCGAAGGCGGCGCGTCGTACATCTTCTTTGCGTTCTCGATTGCGTATGGCCAGTTTCTCGGATTGAAATCGACATGGATACTCGGCGGCCTCACGCTGTCGATGCTGCTGATGATTCCCGTGTCGCTTCTGATGGGACATCTCACCGACAAGATCGGCCGCAAGCCCGTCTATCTCGTGGGTGCCATTGCAATGGTGCTGGTCACCTATCCGTACTTCACGCTGCTCGCCTCCGGCGTGCTGTGGAAAGTGATTGCCGCGCTGATTCTCGCCAACAGCATCACGCTCGGCATTCTCGAAGGCGCGCAGCCCGCATTCATCAGCGAACTGCTGCCCGTTCATCTGCGCTTTTCGGGGCTTGGCATCGGACGCGAGATTTCGTCGGTACTCGGTGGTGGCCTTTCGCCGATGATCGCAACCGCGCTGCTCGCTCACTATCGCAGCGCCACGCCCGTCGCGATCTATCTCCTCGCACTCGCGCTCGTCACGGTAATCGCGACCTGCATCGCGCCCGAAACCTTCCCACGCGCCGCACGACTGCAGGCAAAACAGGGCGCCGAGCCCGTCACAGTCTGA
- a CDS encoding acyl-CoA dehydrogenase family protein has product MQSLHSISTYAREPRFIDQGEPYPEYAGPISLDVLIEEIERRRDEFDQLSHVPRDMIAKMKRAGIYRASTPRRFGGDALPPPQFLAILERIAIADGSTAWVAAFGSANTYLASLPVETQQQIYAKGPDQVFAGGLYPLQPATKVPNGFKVSGQWRFASGCKGADWIGVGIGGTPASSGDAGAGKPFTAVFPASEVEIVDNWNVVGMQGTGSHDLRLRDKFVDAQWTFVRGGHALIDEPLYRYPAVAYQAQVHAAVNVGLARAALDLLTDMSGATKTTTGAPRLADRGYYRSGLAKAEAQWRSARAFFYESSQAAWDTILAGNPVTPDQANLMRLSATHAAHVCAEVVMQAYQMAGIAAIYRESRLQRLVRDSIVVTQHAFLGEGTYDASGALFVGIPPVTPYP; this is encoded by the coding sequence ATGCAAAGCCTTCATAGCATTTCGACTTACGCCCGCGAGCCGCGCTTCATCGACCAGGGCGAACCGTATCCCGAGTACGCCGGTCCCATTTCGCTCGACGTTCTGATCGAAGAAATCGAACGCCGGCGCGACGAGTTCGATCAGCTCTCGCATGTGCCGCGCGACATGATCGCGAAGATGAAGCGCGCGGGCATCTACCGCGCCAGTACGCCGCGCCGTTTCGGCGGTGACGCGCTGCCGCCGCCGCAGTTTCTCGCGATCCTCGAACGCATCGCGATCGCGGATGGCTCGACAGCGTGGGTCGCCGCGTTCGGATCAGCGAATACGTATCTCGCGTCACTGCCCGTCGAAACGCAACAGCAGATCTACGCGAAGGGACCGGATCAGGTTTTTGCGGGCGGCCTCTATCCGCTGCAGCCTGCGACCAAGGTGCCGAACGGCTTCAAGGTCAGCGGCCAGTGGCGGTTCGCGAGCGGCTGCAAAGGCGCGGACTGGATTGGCGTGGGCATCGGCGGCACACCCGCGAGTTCGGGCGATGCGGGCGCGGGCAAACCGTTCACCGCCGTGTTTCCCGCTAGCGAAGTGGAGATCGTCGACAACTGGAACGTGGTCGGCATGCAGGGCACAGGCAGTCACGATCTGCGCCTGCGCGACAAGTTCGTCGATGCGCAATGGACTTTCGTGCGCGGCGGCCATGCGCTGATCGACGAACCGCTGTATCGCTACCCCGCCGTCGCGTATCAGGCGCAGGTGCATGCGGCTGTGAACGTCGGCCTGGCGCGCGCCGCGCTCGATCTCCTGACCGACATGTCCGGCGCGACAAAAACGACGACGGGCGCGCCGCGTCTCGCGGACCGCGGCTACTACCGTTCGGGTCTCGCGAAAGCGGAAGCGCAATGGCGCAGCGCGCGCGCGTTCTTCTACGAGTCCTCGCAAGCCGCGTGGGACACGATTCTTGCCGGCAACCCCGTCACGCCAGACCAGGCGAATCTGATGCGCCTGAGCGCGACACATGCGGCCCACGTATGCGCCGAAGTGGTCATGCAGGCGTATCAGATGGCGGGCATCGCCGCGATCTATCGCGAGAGCCGCTTGCAGCGTCTGGTGCGTGACTCGATCGTCGTGACGCAGCATGCGTTTCTCGGCGAGGGCACGTATGACGCGTCGGGCGCGCTGTTCGTCGGCATTCCGCCCGTCACGCCGTATCCGTGA
- the hpaC gene encoding 4-hydroxyphenylacetate 3-monooxygenase, reductase component translates to MTNEDMKRRFRDAMACLPAAVNVITTDGPSGRCGLTASAVCSVTDAPPTMLVCINQASYMHDVLRENRSVCINVLAGEYQDLARDFAGMTSCPMDERFARHAWKPGRSAVPVLSHAIANLEGTIVELKSVGSHSVMFVRIDDISVSSDGDGLIYFARQFHRLVRPVAAASASTQCAR, encoded by the coding sequence ATGACGAACGAAGACATGAAGCGGCGCTTTCGCGATGCGATGGCGTGTCTGCCCGCAGCCGTCAATGTCATTACGACCGACGGGCCTAGCGGACGTTGTGGCCTCACGGCCAGCGCCGTCTGCTCAGTAACCGACGCGCCGCCGACGATGCTCGTCTGTATCAACCAGGCCAGCTATATGCACGACGTGCTGCGCGAGAACCGCAGCGTGTGCATCAACGTGCTTGCCGGCGAGTATCAGGACCTCGCGCGCGACTTCGCGGGCATGACATCGTGCCCGATGGACGAACGCTTCGCGCGCCACGCATGGAAGCCGGGACGCTCGGCCGTGCCCGTGCTTTCGCACGCCATTGCGAATCTCGAAGGCACGATCGTCGAACTCAAGAGCGTCGGCTCGCACTCGGTGATGTTCGTGCGGATCGACGATATCTCGGTCAGTTCCGATGGCGATGGACTGATCTATTTCGCGCGGCAGTTTCATCGTCTCGTGCGGCCGGTCGCGGCGGCGTCCGCTTCCACCCAATGCGCGAGGTAA
- a CDS encoding EthD family reductase: protein MEVCFFLIGESTHARGVFDQSTIARLQSAAHDVAGLRRFVLHLPAMRDERTASAPFCVTQWYFDDLERLEAALQPRGAIQAAADSIAASADDCTLRQQAMAVRKFSTPHPIEAREERCTYLVSYEGEADDFNAWLTHYLTHHPPLMTQLPGIRELEIYTRIDYRSALKHARATAMQRNKVVFDDVASLDAALASPVRARMKADFDSFPPYSGATPHYPMRSIYGNLTRE from the coding sequence GTGGAAGTGTGCTTCTTTCTGATTGGCGAAAGTACTCACGCGCGCGGCGTGTTCGATCAATCGACTATCGCGCGCTTGCAGTCGGCCGCGCACGACGTGGCGGGTTTGCGGCGCTTCGTGCTGCATCTTCCTGCCATGCGCGACGAGCGCACAGCATCGGCACCGTTCTGCGTCACGCAATGGTATTTCGACGATCTCGAACGACTCGAAGCGGCGCTGCAACCGCGCGGCGCGATACAGGCCGCCGCAGACAGCATCGCCGCAAGTGCGGATGACTGCACGCTGCGCCAGCAGGCAATGGCCGTGCGCAAGTTCTCGACGCCGCATCCAATCGAGGCACGAGAAGAGCGTTGCACCTACCTCGTCAGCTACGAAGGCGAAGCGGACGACTTCAACGCATGGCTCACGCACTATCTGACGCATCATCCGCCGTTGATGACGCAGCTGCCCGGCATTCGCGAACTGGAGATCTACACGCGCATCGACTATCGCTCGGCGTTGAAGCATGCGCGTGCGACGGCCATGCAACGCAACAAGGTCGTATTCGACGACGTCGCTTCACTGGACGCCGCGCTCGCGTCGCCCGTGCGTGCGCGAATGAAAGCGGACTTCGATTCGTTTCCGCCGTATAGCGGGGCCACGCCGCATTACCCGATGCGCAGCATTTACGGTAATCTGACGCGCGAGTGA
- a CDS encoding LysR family transcriptional regulator — MTNTPPGITDLNLLRVFLAIADLRSLTAAGARLGLTQPAVSHALRRLRTLFDDPLFVRTPTGMVPTDAAVRLHAPLAQAFGIINVAVQQLAKFDPATAHRVFRVSMSDMSEFYFLPPLLAMIDSTAPGIRVEVANFSVDTVSTAMRSGEIDLALGYVPGLDASCISTTLFVDEHVCVVRAGHPLRKRNPTKDDLAALRYVYASTNATGHRMVEQWLEELNLRRDIVLRLPHFVVAPEIVQNTDLAVIFPKSIAQRFNRNKAFRILPLPFSLPPIEIQVHTHMQFSADPGIAWLRDAICSMFSTQGSR, encoded by the coding sequence ATGACAAATACGCCCCCAGGCATCACCGACTTGAATCTTCTGCGCGTGTTTCTGGCCATTGCCGATCTGCGCAGCCTCACGGCGGCGGGCGCGCGGCTCGGGCTCACGCAACCCGCCGTCAGTCACGCGTTGCGCCGCTTGCGCACGCTGTTCGACGATCCCCTGTTCGTTCGCACGCCGACGGGCATGGTGCCCACCGACGCCGCTGTCCGCCTGCACGCGCCGCTCGCGCAGGCGTTCGGCATCATCAACGTCGCGGTTCAGCAACTCGCGAAGTTCGATCCCGCGACGGCACACCGCGTGTTTCGCGTGTCGATGTCGGACATGTCAGAGTTCTATTTTCTGCCGCCGCTGCTCGCGATGATCGACAGCACGGCGCCCGGCATACGCGTCGAGGTCGCCAACTTCTCCGTGGATACTGTGAGCACCGCGATGCGAAGCGGCGAGATCGATCTCGCGCTCGGCTATGTGCCGGGACTCGACGCATCCTGCATCAGCACGACACTGTTCGTCGACGAGCACGTGTGCGTGGTGCGCGCGGGGCATCCGCTGCGCAAGCGCAACCCGACCAAGGACGATCTTGCCGCGCTGCGTTATGTCTATGCGAGCACGAATGCAACCGGTCACCGGATGGTCGAACAATGGCTGGAGGAATTGAATCTGCGCCGCGATATCGTGCTGCGGCTGCCGCATTTCGTGGTTGCGCCGGAGATTGTTCAGAACACTGATCTCGCCGTCATCTTTCCGAAAAGCATTGCGCAGCGGTTCAATCGAAACAAGGCATTCCGGATTCTGCCGTTGCCTTTTTCATTGCCGCCCATTGAAATTCAGGTACACACGCATATGCAGTTTTCCGCCGACCCCGGCATTGCATGGTTGCGCGATGCGATCTGCAGCATGTTCTCGACTCAAGGTTCGAGGTAG
- a CDS encoding glycosyltransferase family 4 protein, whose product MRMLFVIGHLGDYHVPRYEALMRLATRRGDEVCLVEVFGRSGFYSFPQTRRASFFEQRHECVTTLENDVSDAGGRWLNVFARLTAIIRRIEPDVVVTLGYDTPYSLWLCFVRRFTRPFGLIYMSDSKADDGTRSSVKEWLKRRLVRRFDAALVAGERHRDYAEFLGIPRWRSRVGFDVIDVDQFSRRAAAAHAAADDVRRAHGLPQRYVLCVSRFVARKNVDVVINAFARSRLADHAIELVLIGQGQDEPMLRTLVSQLELEKSVRFLDALPNGEMPAIYGLADFVVLASEFDQWGLCINEAFAASRTAIVTHTCGVARELVVNDTNGYVVEPGNAEMLAARMRTLALDDVLRERLSARARLSVEQWKPSTFASNLMELADCVLDSDQVISRAEHE is encoded by the coding sequence ATGCGGATGCTGTTCGTTATCGGTCACCTCGGTGACTACCACGTGCCGCGCTATGAAGCGCTGATGCGGCTTGCGACGAGACGTGGCGATGAAGTGTGTCTGGTCGAAGTATTCGGGCGGTCGGGTTTCTACTCGTTTCCGCAAACGCGGCGTGCGTCTTTTTTCGAGCAACGTCACGAATGCGTCACTACCCTGGAGAATGATGTCAGCGATGCTGGCGGACGCTGGCTGAATGTCTTCGCGCGTCTGACTGCGATCATCCGGCGAATCGAGCCGGATGTCGTCGTCACGCTGGGCTATGACACACCGTACTCGTTGTGGCTCTGTTTCGTCAGAAGGTTCACGAGACCGTTTGGCCTGATCTACATGTCGGACTCGAAGGCCGACGACGGCACGCGCAGCAGCGTCAAGGAATGGCTGAAGCGCCGGCTGGTGCGGCGCTTCGACGCCGCGCTGGTCGCGGGAGAAAGGCATCGCGACTACGCGGAGTTTCTTGGCATTCCGCGCTGGCGCTCGCGGGTCGGCTTCGATGTGATCGACGTCGACCAGTTTTCGCGGCGCGCAGCGGCTGCGCATGCCGCTGCCGACGACGTTCGCCGTGCGCATGGCCTGCCGCAGCGCTATGTACTCTGTGTCAGCCGCTTCGTGGCGCGCAAGAACGTCGATGTCGTCATCAATGCGTTCGCGCGTTCCCGCCTCGCGGATCATGCCATCGAACTGGTTCTGATCGGGCAGGGACAAGACGAGCCCATGCTGAGAACGCTCGTATCGCAACTCGAACTCGAGAAGAGCGTGCGCTTCCTCGATGCACTGCCCAATGGCGAAATGCCTGCAATTTACGGCCTGGCCGATTTCGTGGTGCTCGCGAGCGAGTTCGATCAATGGGGACTTTGCATCAACGAGGCATTCGCGGCGTCGCGCACGGCGATCGTCACGCATACATGCGGCGTGGCACGTGAGCTTGTCGTGAACGACACGAATGGCTATGTCGTTGAACCGGGCAACGCGGAAATGCTCGCGGCGCGCATGCGAACGCTGGCATTGGACGATGTGCTGCGCGAACGCTTGTCTGCCCGCGCGCGGCTGAGCGTCGAGCAATGGAAACCCTCCACGTTCGCGAGCAATCTGATGGAACTTGCCGATTGTGTGCTCGATTCCGATCAGGTCATCTCGCGAGCAGAGCATGAGTAA